GACTCACCCCCGGCACGCCGGTGAGCAATCGGATGCCTTCCACCGACACCGCGAGCGGGTCGTCGGCCCGGGTCTCGATCGTGACGAGGTCCCCCACCTTGAGGCGCAGGATCTCGCGCGCGGTGAGATCGGCGATGCCGAGCTCCACGCTCATCGTGACGTCGGTCGCCTCGATCACCGTCCGCAGCGCCGCGAGCCAGGTCGCGTCCGGCCCGCGCTCCGCCGCTTCCGGCTCGCCGAGCTTCGTGCGGATCGGCTCCAGCATCGCGAACGGAATCGCGAACGTGAGCGGCGTCGGCCCGCTGCCGAGATCGCAATGGAACGGCAGCAGGAGGATCTGGTCGGTCGGCGCGCAGATCGCGACCGAGATCGGGTTGGTCTCCGAGCGCGTGAACGCGCAGGCGATCGGATGGACCGAGGCCAGCGCGTCGGCGAAGTCCGCGAGCGCCAGCGCGACGACCCGCTGCACGGTCTGCATCTCGATCGCCGAGCACTCGCGGCGCGCCCCGCTCGTCGGCACGCGCCCGAGCCCGCCGAACACCTTGTCCACCAGGCCGTAGGCGAGGTTCGACGAGACGACGACCAGCGCCTGCCCGCGCAGCGGCGCCATCGTGAAGAGGTGGAGATTGGCGGGCGTCTCCAGTCGGTTCCGGAAGGTCGCGAACTTGATGAGCTCGAGCGGCTTCGCCTCCACCTCGGGCGGCGTGCCGAGCACCCCCGCGAGCGAGGGCTTCAGGCGGCGCACCAGGCGCTCGCGCACGAGGTCGAGCGCCTGGAAGCGGCGACCGACGATGCGCTCCTCGCCGAGGAGGTCGTAGTCCCGCGTCGTGCCGGGCTCGGGAACCGCCTCTTCGGCGGGCACGTCGCCGTCGGCGAGGCCGCGGAGCAACGCGCTCACTTCGTCCTGGGAGAGGGTCTCGCTCATGCCGGTCGTGGCTCCGTCGTCGGGCGCGCGCTCACTGGACGATGAACTCGGTGAAGTAGACGGCCTTCACCAGATCGCGGTCGAGCACCTGGTTCACCCGGGCGATGATCTCCTCGCGGAGCTGCTGCTTG
The sequence above is a segment of the Deltaproteobacteria bacterium genome. Coding sequences within it:
- the fliM gene encoding flagellar motor switch protein FliM, whose amino-acid sequence is MSETLSQDEVSALLRGLADGDVPAEEAVPEPGTTRDYDLLGEERIVGRRFQALDLVRERLVRRLKPSLAGVLGTPPEVEAKPLELIKFATFRNRLETPANLHLFTMAPLRGQALVVVSSNLAYGLVDKVFGGLGRVPTSGARRECSAIEMQTVQRVVALALADFADALASVHPIACAFTRSETNPISVAICAPTDQILLLPFHCDLGSGPTPLTFAIPFAMLEPIRTKLGEPEAAERGPDATWLAALRTVIEATDVTMSVELGIADLTAREILRLKVGDLVTIETRADDPLAVSVEGIRLLTGVPGVSRGNNAVRVVAKAA